Within Spinacia oleracea cultivar Varoflay chromosome 4, BTI_SOV_V1, whole genome shotgun sequence, the genomic segment ACACCACTTAACCAAGTCAAGagcgtcttctttgagagtgggccaatagtatccagttCTTAGGGCTTTTTCTgccagggccctccctcctatgtgagacctgcataatccctgatgaagatcttccagtacttaatgccccttctcgggggttacgcagcAAAGAAGAGGCCGCGAGAAATCTTTTTTGTACAGAGTCCCATTCCATATCTCGAACCAGGTACTTTTCCtttgtaatctttctgcctgcttgggatcatcagggagtactccattcattttgaaattaacaatatcatccatccaggtggctgTTCGGTCTAGGATGTCTTTCCTCGAGGCGTCAATGCTTTTGAGCTGTTTTACTTCCCAAAACACATGACGTGGCGTATCGCAAGACGCTGAGCTTGCTAGTTTGGATAGAGCGTCTGCTTTGTTGTTTTCAGACCGGGGTATATGTTGTATCTCAAACTTAGACAACTGCTGAACTTCCTGGCGGACCTTTTCCAGATATTTTATCATGGCGTCATCCTTGGCCTCATATTCTCCTTTTACTTGACTGACGATTAACTGTGAGTTAGATAAAACCAGGACGTCTGCCGCCCCTGCTGCTTTGCTCATCTGAATTCCGCATATCAAGGCTTCGTATTCAGCTTCGTTGTctgacgcctgaaagttaaaacacattgcatattcatagacatccccttctggtgattcgcagataatgccggctcccgacccattttgggtggcagagccgtccacgtgaactatccactgggttttttcattcttcaaatagggtggcttgATCAGCTCCGCAATGAAGTCAGCAAATGCctgtccctttattgccttccGCGGCTCATACGAAATATCAAAGGCATTAAGCTCAATTGCCCAGTTGAGCATTCTTCCGGAATCCTCCAGATTGGTAAATGGCCGCTTTAGAGGTTGATATGTGTACACTATCAGCCGATGAGCCAGGAAGTATGGACGAAActtcttactagccaagaacagagcgAAGCCAAAATTTTCAACagttggatatttgagttcgGCATTCTACAAcatgtggctgacaaagtagaCATGTAGTTGCGTCCCATCTCTTTCTGTAAGCAAGACGACACTTAGTGCGTACTCTAAGATGGCAAGGTACAGATACAGAACTTCTCCTGAGAGGGGGCTGACCAGCCGTGGCAGAGTGTACGGATGTTCTTTTAAACGGAGGAAGGCGGTCTCTGCCTGCGGCGTCCATTCAAACTGGGTCCCCTTTCtgatggtactgaaaaagtaaTGACACTTGTCTCCGGCTCTAGATAAAAATCGTCCCAAGGCGGCAAGACATCCAGTTAGGCGTTGCACATCTTTGACCgtccttggcgacgtcatattAATGACGGCCTGTACCTTGTCCGAATTTGCCTTAATGCCCCTTTCATCAGTCAAgaagccaaggaacttgccagagGATACCCCGAATATGCACTTCTTTGGATTGAGTCTCATTTGGTATGTCCTGAGGGTCTCAAAGGTTTCTGGCAAATCGTCGAGGTGATCCATCttttgcttgctttttacaatcatatcatcgatataggcttctatattcctccccaATTGCTTCGCGAAAACCGTGTTCACCAACCGTTGGAAGGTGGCTGGGgcattttttaaaccgaacggcattactttgtagcagtacaatccttgttccGTGACAAATGGCGTCTTCTCTTGATCTTCGGGCCACAAAGGGATCTGGTGaaatccggagtaggcgtccatgaagctcatcatggcatgccccgcCGTTGAGTCGACGAGTCGATCTATTTTTGGcagtgggaaactgtccttggggCAGGCTCTGTTGAGATTGGTGTAATCGACACACATCCTCCATGTCCcattgggcttgggtaccagTACTACATTAGCCACCTAGTCTGGGTACTGACATGGACGTATGAAGCCTGCGTCCATTAGCTTTTTAACCTCAGCAGCGGcggccaaatttcttgcttctccatgattccttTTCTTCTGGCGTACTGGCTTTATAGCGCTATCCACATTTAGCTTGTGCACGGCTACCGCCGGATCAATGCCTGGCATCTCCTCTACCGTGAAGGcaaatatttttttgtattcTCCGAGCAGTTGCACTAATGCTGTCGACATGGGGTCGTCAGGGGGAATCCCAATGGGGACCGTTCGATACGGGTCCGCTAAGTCCAGAATTATAGCATAgtgtgctcccactggctcaggtcATCTTTCTGCATTGCGCTATGTTGGTGTCTCTCGGGTTTTACGACGGTTTGTCAGAGGTTTAGCTTGCTTGTTTCCCTTCGGAGAGGCTCCCCAGGCCGGTGGCTCTAATGTCGATAAGTAACAATCCCTGGCCAGCTGTTGATTTCCATAGAGGAACCCAACGCGTCCGTTACTTCCTACGAATTTGACCAGTAGTAAATGAGGAACGATCACAGTTTTtaggtcgttgagtgttggaTGGCCAAGTATGATATTGAATGCGGTGAGGTTTGCTACTATTATAAACCGAATGACGCCTTCTTTGGTCACTGGGGGAACTCCAATGGAGGCCGGGAGTAAGATGGAGCCAATTGGACGAACGATGCTTCTTccgaatcctaccaagggcccGAATACTTTTTCTATTGCTTCAGGATCGTGCTTCAATTTCTGCAGACAGtgcagactgattatgtcggacgagctccccgTGTCAACCAGTACTCTCTTCACTCTGAGATTAGCCACCTTAATCTCTAGAACCAGAGGGTCATCGTCATATGGTGCTGCCGCCCTTCTGTAATCGTGTTTGGAAATTTCTACAGAGGGTAGATTCATCTGTGCGGGGCAAAGATAAGATGGACCTGCTTGCCGTCcttccttacatggttctcctgcaGCTATCCCCCCTGATATTACCATAACTCCTTTGTCTGAATACTTCTTGGTGGGGagacttgtttctttgtctGCGTCTTTTAAATGGATGTACTGGCGGAGGCGTCCTTCAGCCGCATGATCACTTAATATCTTTCTCAACATCCGACAGTTTTGGGTGTCGTGTCCTTCATCTTTGTGAAAAGCACAGAACGGGGCCTGTTGGCTGGAGGTGGCCAGTCGTCGGGTGGAcggttctattcccagactCAGTCCCTCAGCCAAGAGAATGTTTTCAAGGGCCGTGTTGAACATAAAGGAGCCTCTAGTTGACGACCTCCTTCGCTTTCTTTTCACCTCAGTGCTGCGGCCATTCTTTCTCAAGGTGACGCTCTCATGCTGCCTTCTAGGAATCTTGAGAGAGTGATGACCCTGAGTTTCATCATTCTTCTGCGAAGCTTGTCTCGTTCGTCTTCCTGGACGTTCTTCTTTTACATGCCGACTCTCCTTCTCCAGGGTGCGTCCTTTCGTGGGTGAGTCGAGATCTTCTGATAAAGGTTCCATCCTGCCATTATCATGCTCAGGGTTGGCTTCGTGGAGGGACCTAGTGATTTCTTTTTGAAGGACGTGCTGAAACCCTTCTTGCCATTCATCTGCAATATCTTGATGGGGATCATTCAACAAGTGCTGCACGGGCCTCACGGAGGCAGGCCGACTAGTTGCTGCTCACAATGataattggacttatttttaaACGTCCCTCCCCTGATAAGGAGTCccatttctgaaggaaataatgcccttggtccaagtatgcattctatgttaagtctaataaatgcggttcagtattaattaacaagttaataattcagtgagatcaagtgagctgaatgcctagctagaggccgcttcagttcaagtggaattaatgatattaatccacagcttactcttgactgaacccgtagggtcacacaaataatacgtaaacggatcaagtatttaaatggcattaaatactccatctatgaatattcggaatcgacggatcttggtttcagtgggagctgagatcgtcacaggcaagaaatgaatactccggaaacgatgatattaccggaaacggaaatatggatcgtatcggaaatataaatattatccaagtcgtagatgttgccggaaacggaaacatggtacgtatcggaaaatattatcggaaatggaaatattaccagaatcggaaatattgccggaaacggaaatatggtcagaatcggaaatattatcggaatcggaaaataattccggaaacggaaatattaaatatttgttcgaaacggaaattaattccggaatcggaaatgttaaatattgttcgtatcggaaatgaattccggaatcggaaatttaatcggaagcgtatcgtacgaataagcatcggacgaggcctgccggacgagggcccagcacgaagccaggccatcgcccagcaagccaagcgcgccacacgaacagccaaggccacgccaggcccagcgcaaggccaggcccagcaggccgtggcagcgcgcacagcgcgcgcaggagctacgtgggcttgtagctcgcgtaggcctcgctgcgtgggctgctcgcacgcacgcgcatgggcggcccatcgtggctgccgtgtgtgtgtgcgtaagtgtttgtgttcatgcacgattcctaaaacgtgcagagttcggttaatgattaaattcctaattctatttgataaattaattaattagagttcttgtaggattctaggtttaattaatttgtatctgaataggattccaatttcctttccatacccctataaatatgtggcttgggctcacaatttataacgagttttcagagtattcaaagtgagtttttgagaaaaaaaattcagtcacacatcttgctcaaaagtgccgaaaattctagtaccttaaggacgattctagttggtcaatcttaaggcggatccggacgtgatgtggactatctacggagggacgacacttggagtcctaaagacttgttcttgttcggttcgggcgcagctagggagggcacgcaacaaagagtatgcatctaaattatgctatatgattatgtgtaaataatatgtaatcctgggttaatggttgtttccgcatgatttatgtaatatcatatgtatcataacctaacagtggtatcacgagccccttattattttcataatctaatttgcataaacatggttaaatattacaaatttgcaagaattaaaaggggtgattaattttcgtaattgttaattaattgcaaattgcgtttatttaattatacgtacgcagtttttcggcagtttcttcgttactcatccaaatcgagtgatttttgtgtcaattccgcatgtaaaaggcattctaaaattttgacaaaaataatatttttctgccgaacccagaattctcaaattcgaagcctaactatgacttttcgaacctttttcgaatgcaaaatttcgtaaatttaagatgttaaattaaatatttgcgattcttgttgataaatcttgaatttttgattgacctactgtatatgtttaagaagtttgaatgcctagccttgttaattatgcaatctaatttgtaattatgattaatttgttgaaaattagaataatttagaattaatttgattttcataattaattataatttaattagaaacctatgattaaaaaccaccataaaaattgtaaatttatgataaattttaaatttttatgacctagacttgaatccatgtaaatcggaaatcaattgaataataaattttcgatttttcgccctaaaattatgaaattaatattatttattaatttgtcattaattttaaatataaattttaaatttttatgcgatttgttcataaaacttgcacgcacaaagcaatggacgcttcgtgttacccttaaggggtgttgtatagtgcgggcatgcgacgacgagcaagggagctcgtcgcccgtgcggcacgaatgcaatgagcaagggcgtggtgcacgagcacaaggcagcagccctgccttgtgtcgtgggccacgagctatgaacaaatgggcatgggcgaaaggcaagccaaggcagtcgcgtgtgggcagcaagcgagctgcgccacaacgcgcgctgcctcgcgcaagagcgcgcagcctcgcgcgcagcgagcgcaagctcgcgtgccacgagcgctgcgcccagcgttgctcgcgcgcccagcgagcgatgtcgcgcgcacagcgagcgatgtcgcgcgcccagcgagcgatgtcgcgcgcccagcgagcgatgtcgcgcgcacagcgagcgatgtcgcgcgcccagcgagcgatggctcgcgcgcacagcgagcgctggcgagcgcgcactgcgagcgatggctcgcgtgcgacgagcgctggcgcgcgcgcagcaagcaccacagcatgcgatggcttgcgatggagatgcagcagctatgcgacgagcgcatgggctgcgcgcacatggccagcgatggctgtgtgcgtgcggcccatggacgtgcaatgcgtagggtgtttgcgttacgattagatcgttttgaatgtttaatttgaaaatttcagttcacgtaattttaattaattttaaaattaataatttaaattattttcttggattttaattttgaatattgtaattataataaatgttatttattctaattattttactaaaattaaaatcatgaattaatttaaatacgactgaaattaaattaaactttttggattcaattataaatttatatgagctttaaattttaattaaattgtatgtttccggttagactagaaattcatttttatgtttaaaattagtaaagcatatgaatttattggtttaagtgggagcgctttttagtcataaactcttgattaggtctacaaatccttaaggttaaaacaacttgattagaattaataaggactgaataattggtagattattggtgcccttgattaattgctgcaaatatttacgtgatgcattatgtgttttactaaccagctatgtgggccattcatgataatgaatgggtgaatggtatatattgtatatgtactgttttgcaggttatgaagtgactagtatggcccaaataggatagaaaatatggtctgcgtaccattaatttgaatgtaattggtctaaggtaccaaagttatttttcaattcaaatatggtctgcgaaccatcaaatagttgtaattagttatagcttatcctatttgaagaaaatggtgcctcccacggagattttcaagacggactttgaagtcaaagcttcaagatgaagtcgggccatactagatcacatttatcttatgcatgttttaagttatttattgcttttaaatatgtcttaaaatgcatgagatcaaaagcttgattatgttgcatgattaaggatttgttcacttaaaatctaaccaacatagtaagagccttaagttccaaacttaaaaattgagttaaaaggtgccatgccaaaatatacacttgcttggatatcctttacatcaatctagtaatagttttcgctcagcgaggtgttacttattggtcctaaaggggcaaggtacacaaataattgtgagtacatgttagttttggtgaaactcaacgatataagtaaggagtccttttatgtcgtggcaaaatcgataggtttacctaataagttcttagacgtacctatcaaccaagaatagtttctagactattagcaaaaggcttttgcttacctaagatgttctaggattaagtcgacaaactgtgcttagttcttcaatgattttaggatcttggaatcattttattcacacctgccggaacacataacttgaataaaatgcttaataaacattgaattatgcatgtatgctagaatttaagtttattaagagaaactatgaatggttatttatttgtttattcttttcaattgtagtttttaatatggcaaacaacaattcattcaacattcgatcaattctcgaaaaggagaagttgaacgggaaaaacttccttgactggcaaaggaacttgcaaatagttcttatgcaggaagaaaaggagtatgtcctagatgaggcgatgcccgaagctgcaggcgacggggtcactcaggcagccctcaatcgttggattgatgccaacaaggatgtgaaatgtctaatgctcgccaccatgagtgcggatctgcagaaaacgttcatcaactcagatgctttcacaatcatcagtgagttgaagaacatgttccaagatctggctcgagtcgaaagattcgagactcataggcaaattcttgagaccaagcttaagaagggcgagcccgtaagtccacatgttctcaaaatgattggactcattgagaatatgagtcggctggatcagcaattttctcaggaaatggctatagacaccatcctccattctcttcatagcgggtatgatcagttcaaactgaactacagtatgaatagtctggacaaaacgctcactaagcttcacggtatgctgaagaccgctgaaaagacgctcaaaagtgataagcaggatgtgcttatggtgcgtgggggcaagttcaagaaatctggaaagaagaggaatgctaagaaaggtggcaacaaggccagcccaactaagcaaactggcgccaaatctgtaaagaggaaggtcagtcaacccacttctgaatccgaatgcttctactgcaagaagaaggggcattggaagagagattgcttgaagctaaaggaagatcagaagaacggaacagtcgttccatcttcaggtattttcgttatagactgtatacttgctaattcaacttcttgggtattagatacaggttgtggctcacacttatgttccaatccacagggactaagaagaagtagaaagttaagcaagggtgaagtcgacctacgagtgggaaatggagcacggattgctgcattagctgtaggaacttactatttgtcgttgccctccgggctagttttggaactggaagaatgtttccatgttccaagtcttactaaaaacatcatttcagtttcttgcttagatgctaagggattttcctttttaataaaagacaat encodes:
- the LOC130471450 gene encoding uncharacterized protein, with the translated sequence MDHLDDLPETFETLRTYQMRLNPKKCIFGVSSGKFLGFLTDERGIKANSDKVQAVINMTSPRTVKDVQRLTGCLAALGRFLSRAGDKCHYFFSTIRKGTQFEWTPQAETAFLRLKEHPYTLPRLNAELKYPTVENFGFALFLASKKFRPYFLAHRLIVYTYQPLKRPFTNLEDSGRMLNWAIELNAFDISYEPRKASDNEAEYEALICGIQMSKAAGAADVLVLSNSQLIVSQVKGEYEAKDDAMIKYLEKVRQEVQQLSKFEIQHIPRSENNKADALSKLASSASCDTPRGRALAEKALRTGYYWPTLKEDALDLVKWCAKCQRFSHLIRRPAQRLTPITIPIPFAKWGMDLLGPYMTAPGGLRYVIVAVDYFTKWVEAEALKNTKAQDVRAFIWKNIITRFGGPGFLARNKRKRGSATTAIQTPNDEGVQHKGL